In the genome of Agromyces sp. CF514, the window GGCACGCGAGGTCGCTCGCCCCGACGACCTTCTCGAGGTACGCGATCGTGCGCGCCGCGGCATCCGCACCGCTCAGGCCGTCGCGGTAGGGGTACGAGTTGGGCGCGTGGTAGACATCGCCGGCGAACGGGCCGAACCCGGTCGCGTACGGGTGGGCCTTGTAGTTCATGGCCATCGTGAGGTTCGTGCGGCCGTGGTACGCGTGGTCGAGCACGGCGACGGCACGGCGACCCGTGAACTTGCGCGCGATCTTGACGCCGTTCTCGACAGCCTCGGCGCCCGAGTTCACGAGCACCGTGCGCTTGGCGTGCGTGCCGGGCGTGTGCTCGGCGAGGAGTTCTGCGACGCGCACGTACTCCTCGTAGGGCGTGACGGTGAAGAGCGTGTGGATGACGTCCTGGAGCTGGCTCGCGGCCGCGCGCACGACGTTGGCCTCGGTGTGGCCGACGGTGGTCACGCCGATGCCGCCGCCGAAGTCGATGAACCGGTTGCCGTCGACGTCGACGAGCACCGCGCCATTGGCCCGTTCGATGTACACGGGCAGGGCCGACGAGACGCCGGCCGACACGACCGCGGCACGTCGCTCGTGCAGCGCCTGCGACTTGGGGCCGGGGATCGCCGTCACGATGCGGCGTTCCTGCGGCACCGTGTAGACGGGGGCGGCAGCGGTCTCTGCGGGTGTCTGGGTGTCAGTCATGATGCCTTCCAGACTAGCGCCGCGGGGCCGCCGCCCGCGGGCTCGCGGGTCGGCGGCGTCGGCTAGCGTGGAGTCGACCGCGCGTCGGAGCGTGCGGCGGGGAGGCGGCACCGGTGAGGCTCGGCGAACACGCGTACACGGTCGAGGTCGAGTGGACGGGCGCACGCGCGGCGGGCACCACCTCGTACCGCTCATACGGTCGCGACCACGTCGTGCGCGCGGCGGGCAAGGCGCACGAACTCGAGGGCTCGAGCGACCGCGTCTTCCACGGCGACGCCGAGCGCTGGAATCCCGAGGAGCTGCTGCTCGCGGCGCTCGGCCAGTGCCACATGCTCTCGTACCTGCATGTCGCGACCCTGCACGGCGTGGTCGTCACGGCCTACACCGACGCCCCGACCGGGGTCATGGTCGAGGACGGCCGGGGCGGCGGTTCCTTCCGCGAGGCGACGCTGCGTCCGCGCGTCGTCGTGGCCGACGCGTCGATGCTCGCCCTTGCGCACGAGATCCACGCCGAGGCCTCGGCGAAGTGCTTCATCGCGGCATCCGTCGCGTTCCCGGTGCATCACGAGTCGGTCGAGGTCGTCGCGGACTGAGGCGTCGCTTCGCCGGGCGCGACGAGCGGCAGCCCCAGGCGGGCAGGGACGCAGGCGGGCCGGCACGAAGTCGGATGCCGCACCCTCGGCCGATCAGGGCGTGACGGCCACCGCGGGCAGCGTGGGTTCGGTGGGGCAGGCGTGCCCGCCGACGAGGCGCGTGCACGGCGAGAAGAACGC includes:
- the gabT gene encoding 4-aminobutyrate--2-oxoglutarate transaminase → MTDTQTPAETAAAPVYTVPQERRIVTAIPGPKSQALHERRAAVVSAGVSSALPVYIERANGAVLVDVDGNRFIDFGGGIGVTTVGHTEANVVRAAASQLQDVIHTLFTVTPYEEYVRVAELLAEHTPGTHAKRTVLVNSGAEAVENGVKIARKFTGRRAVAVLDHAYHGRTNLTMAMNYKAHPYATGFGPFAGDVYHAPNSYPYRDGLSGADAAARTIAYLEKVVGASDLACLVVEPVQGEGGFIVPADDYLPTLQTWCTEHGVVMIADEIQSGMARTGAFFASEHFGWVPDLVLSAKGIAGGLPLAGVTGRAEIMDSAHAGGLGGTFGGNPVACAAAVAVFESIEQHDLLGEAKRIETTLTAGLERLAERYDVIGDIRGIGAMIAIELVQPGTGRTTKAPNPEAVTALVAFAAQHGVLLLNAGTYGNVLRFLPSLAVSDALIDDALQVLDDGLAALG
- a CDS encoding OsmC family protein — translated: MRLGEHAYTVEVEWTGARAAGTTSYRSYGRDHVVRAAGKAHELEGSSDRVFHGDAERWNPEELLLAALGQCHMLSYLHVATLHGVVVTAYTDAPTGVMVEDGRGGGSFREATLRPRVVVADASMLALAHEIHAEASAKCFIAASVAFPVHHESVEVVAD